The nucleotide window CGGAGGCCTCGATCCATCCGAGGTGCAGTGCCCGAGTCGGTCATCACGGCTTGCAGGGGGAAGGATACGACCCACATCAGCACTCCCTGGGGTCCAAAGACGGTCACGAGACCTCGGAGTGAAAACCCATCCGGGTCGCGCTTGCGCATTGCCTGATACCGCTCGTCTTCGCCGTGACCGGCATTGCGCCACAAAAGCTACGCGCCCAACCGCGCTCCCCCCCCCCAGGCCGTCGTGCAGGCGGGCGAGATCGTCGCGCGGGTATGGTCGTCCCCGCCCAGAGGGAAGGTGACCCACCCTATGAGGACGAAGCCAGGCTCTCAGAAGATGTCGGCGATGCTTGCGTCCTTCAGGCGCAGGCTGGCCAGCGACAGGAAGAACAACGCGGTGAGGGCCGCGGCTAGTCCGGAAAGAGAAGTCGCGATCGCGCTACTCATAGGAGATCATACTAGTCCGGGATCGTCCGAGCGCGATCGATTTACTGTTGTCTCGACGAGATGTGCCTGTAACTTTGGAGTGTGGGACAATGGTCGAGTTCGACGCGCATCATGAAGAGGGCTGGCGAACCCGTTTCGGGGAACCGCGACGGGCAGGGATGGTTCGTGTTGCGACGAGCTAGCTTGCTCCTGGTCGTTCTGGCATTGCTTGCGTCGGGCCGAGTCGGCTGGGCGGACGGCGAAGCCGCCGATTGGAGAACGGCAATTTCGCAGGCGGACGCTGCCTACGATCGCCGCGGAAGCGACGTCGACTCGGATCGGCGCGCGGCGCCCGGACCCATCGCGAGGGCAATCGGCCTTTACGAACGGGTTTTGACTGAACGTCCTCTCGACTTGGAGGTTCGTTGGCGGCTTCTCCGCGCTCTGTACTTCGCGGGCGATCACTCGAGCGAGTCCAGAGAGGAACGAAAAGATCGGCTCGAGCATGCGCGGGAGGTCGGGCGCATCGGGATGGATCAGCTTGCTGCCGAACTTGGGGATGGCACGCACCTCGAAGACCTCGAGCCCGACGAGATCGAGGCGAGTGTCCCTGCGGGGCGGCGGCAACAGGTCGCGGCCATCTACTACTGGACAGCCGTTTCCTGGGGGGCGCTCTCGCAGCTGACCGGCACGCTGAGCGCGATCGGCGATGGCGTGGCGAATCGCCTGTACGATTTTACCAAGGTCGTGATCACGCTCGATCCCGGCTACGAGCTAGGCGGCGCACACCGCCTCCGGTCGTATCTTCACGCCACGGTCCCGAGCATTCCCTTCATTTCGGGCTGGATCGAAACGGATCTGGCGGTCTCTGAGTCCGAGAAGGCGCTCGCGTTCGATGCTGAGGATCGAGGCAACCGTGTCATCTACGGAGTGGCTCTTCTGGAGACGCGTGACGAGGCTCGCGAAGAGGCACTGAGCATTCTCCGCGACATCGCTGCTCTCGAACCCCGCGAGGAGACGCGGTCGGAAGACCTGTCGATCCGCGCGCTCGCGCTGGAGAAGGTAGGCGAGGATCCGTCGTCGCCCTATGGCGCCCGGTCGCCAGATGTCGATGGTACGGGTCGCGTGTACATGGGCCGTGAAGTGTCGCTCGTGATGGGGCACGGAGCGGCGGGATGGTTGGAGAGACCCGAACGTTCGGACGAAGAGATGCCGGACCGGCTCGTGCGGGAGCTGCAGCTCGCCCCGGACGCGGTTGTCGCCGACATTGGTGCGGGCACCGGGTACTTCAGCTTCCGTCTGGCCGACGTGGTGCCCGAGGGGGAGGTTCTCGCCGTCGACATCCAGCCGCAGATGCTCGAGATCATCGATCGGCGGATGCGGGTCCTAGGTGTGGAGAACGTTCGAACGATCCTGGGGTCGTCCGTCGACCCAAAGCTTCCCGAAGCCGGTGTGGATGCCGTGCTGTTGGTGGATGCGTACCACGAGTTCTCTCACCCGCAGGAGATGGGCCAGAAGATCGCGGAGGCGCTCGCTCCGGGTGGCCGACTCTATCTCGTCGAGTATCGCGGCGAGGACGACACGATCCCCATCAAGCCGCTCCACAAGATGACGGTGGCTCAGGCCCGAACCGAGTTGGAGGCGGCGGGACTTCGGTGGGTCGGGGTTCGGGATTTTCTCCCAGATCAGCACCTCCTAGTCTTCGAAAAGCCGGTGACAGCGAAGGCGCGGTAGCGCTCGTCCACTCTAGAACTGCCAGGAGACGAAGGCCCCGAGATACGGAATCGAGCTCGTGCCCGACGATCGGAGTTCGTTTCCGTTCGCGTCGGAGAGACGAAGCCGGTTGGCGACGGAGTATCCGCCGAGCACATCCGCTCGCAGATGCTCGCCGAGTCGCCACGTCAGGCGAAGCCACAACGGAACACCCTCGTCCTCGCCGACGCCGCCCTGTCGAATAAACGGCCCGCCGTCGTCGAGGCGGAAACGGCGGAACTCCCATCGCCCGCCGAATGCGAGAGCCCAATCCTCGGTAGGACGCCATG belongs to Candidatus Binatia bacterium and includes:
- a CDS encoding class I SAM-dependent methyltransferase, with amino-acid sequence MLRRASLLLVVLALLASGRVGWADGEAADWRTAISQADAAYDRRGSDVDSDRRAAPGPIARAIGLYERVLTERPLDLEVRWRLLRALYFAGDHSSESREERKDRLEHAREVGRIGMDQLAAELGDGTHLEDLEPDEIEASVPAGRRQQVAAIYYWTAVSWGALSQLTGTLSAIGDGVANRLYDFTKVVITLDPGYELGGAHRLRSYLHATVPSIPFISGWIETDLAVSESEKALAFDAEDRGNRVIYGVALLETRDEAREEALSILRDIAALEPREETRSEDLSIRALALEKVGEDPSSPYGARSPDVDGTGRVYMGREVSLVMGHGAAGWLERPERSDEEMPDRLVRELQLAPDAVVADIGAGTGYFSFRLADVVPEGEVLAVDIQPQMLEIIDRRMRVLGVENVRTILGSSVDPKLPEAGVDAVLLVDAYHEFSHPQEMGQKIAEALAPGGRLYLVEYRGEDDTIPIKPLHKMTVAQARTELEAAGLRWVGVRDFLPDQHLLVFEKPVTAKAR